Proteins from one Mesorhizobium sp. M9A.F.Ca.ET.002.03.1.2 genomic window:
- a CDS encoding sarcosine oxidase subunit gamma, with protein sequence MTDLRPITALGTVTPGYASFGALDLRENAGLALASLALRRGTLEPTPFGLTLPEPGRWVAWQGVAALCTGPDQWMIEAEGRAELDFSAELKQVAPGCSVTEQTDGWVAIEIVSRAGTGLEALLSKLVNIDLANFGPGGATRTGLEHMSCFVIRRGDVHAAVLGARSSAGSLWHALETAAKRLEEKVA encoded by the coding sequence GTGACTGACCTGAGACCTATCACCGCGCTCGGCACCGTGACACCCGGATACGCATCCTTCGGAGCGCTCGACCTGCGGGAGAATGCCGGTCTCGCGCTTGCCTCTCTGGCGCTGCGCCGGGGAACTCTTGAGCCGACACCCTTTGGGCTCACTCTTCCCGAACCAGGCCGCTGGGTTGCATGGCAGGGGGTTGCCGCGCTGTGTACCGGACCGGATCAGTGGATGATCGAGGCCGAAGGCCGCGCCGAGCTGGATTTTTCCGCCGAGCTCAAGCAGGTCGCCCCCGGCTGCTCGGTGACCGAGCAGACCGATGGCTGGGTGGCGATCGAGATTGTCTCGCGGGCAGGCACAGGGCTCGAGGCGTTGCTGTCGAAGCTCGTCAATATCGATCTCGCGAATTTTGGTCCGGGCGGTGCGACACGGACCGGCCTTGAGCATATGAGCTGTTTCGTCATCCGCCGTGGCGACGTCCATGCCGCCGTGCTGGGCGCGCGCTCGTCCGCCGGATCGCTCTGGCATGCGCTGGAAACGGCTGCAAAGCGGCTCGAGGAGAAGGTGGCGTGA